The segment CCCAGGTGTGCGGTGGTGATGTGTCCACCGTGGACCGCGGGGAGGGGGTCGTGGCACCTGCTCAGGAGGTGGGACGTCCTGGGGCGTCCGGTCGGCCCGTGCTAGTCGTCAGGCAGCGGTCGCGCGCAGGGCGTTGATCGAGTCGTCGGTGCAGGTGTCCCAGAACCCGCCGACCGCGTCCTCCACGTGGGCGAAGGAGTCTGCCGCGAACAGCACGTCCTGGTAGTGGGTGATGTCGTAGTCGGTGGTGCCCATGGCCACGACGTCGAGCGGCTTGATCGTCATGCCGCGGAACTCCTCGATCTCGCCGGGGCTCGACAGGATTCCCGCGCCGAAGGCCTTCAGGCCGTCGGGCTCGTGCACCACGCCGAACTCGAGGGTGAACCAGAAGACCCGGCTGACGAACTCGAGCGCCTCGGCCGTCTCGACGCGACGGGCCGCCTGGCCCGCGGCCTCGTACAGGCGGGTGAACCGGGGGTCGGCGAGCGTGTTGCCGTGCCCGACGACCTCGTGCAGCACGTCGGGCTCGGGCGTGTAGAGCGGGACGGAGTGGTGGCGCACGTACTGGGTGGCCCAGAAGCCGTGGTCGGCGAGGGCGCCGTAGAACTCGCGCAGGGGCACGAGCCCGGCGGCAGGGCGGTACCGGAAGCCGGTGATCGGCTCCAGCCGGTCGGACAGCTCCTCGAGCTGCGGCACGCGGTCGAGCGGGAGGTCGAGGGCGGCCTTGCCGTCGAGGAACTCGCGGCAGGCGTAGGTCTCGTGCTTGGCGAGGAGGTCCTCGCTCACGACGCGCCACACCTCGTGCTCGGCGTCGGTGTAGGGCGCCTCGGGGGCGGGCTCGCCGGGCTCCCACCGGTGGGCGAGCGTGGCCAGGAGGTCACGGCGCTCGCGGTACTCCGGGTCGTGCAGCCCGGGGTGGTCGGCGCCCAGCTCGACGGTCATCCGGCCGTCGTCGGTCTGCTTCACGGGGGCGAAGTACTGGCCTTCCTCGAACACGGGTCCTCCTGTCCGCGGACGACCGGGTGGGGGTCCGCCATGGGTGGGAGCGGTGCCGGGGTGAGGCACACGCCGATGACGCAGCAATGTGGTGCTGGTCACATCCATCCAACCATGGGCCTACACGGACCGGAAGGTCGTGGCGCTACTCGCCCGTCGAGCCGTCGATCGCCTCGCGCAGGAGGTCGGCGTGGCCGTTGTGGCGGCAGTACTCCTCGATCATGTGCACGACGATCCATCGCAGGGAGAGCGGCTCTCCCGTGCCGCGCCAGGGGCGCACGCCGAGGGTGTCGAGGCCGTCGGCCGCCGCCTCGAGTGCGGCGTCGGACCTCGCGACGGACTCCTTCCAGAGCGTCAGGACGTCGGCCGGGTCGTCGTCGACCGCCGAGTGCCAGTCCCAGTCGGCGTCGGCCTGCCAGTCGGTGCTCCGCCAGGGCTCCGACGGCTCGCGTCCGAGGAACACCTCCCCGAACCAGGAGTCCTCGACGTAGGCGAGGTGCTTGAGCATCCCGCCCAGCGTCATGGTCGACGGAGGGTGCGTCGCGGCCAGCTGGTCACGGGTCAGCCCCTCGAGCTTCCACGCGAGCGTGCGGCGGTGGAAGTCCAGGAAGCCCCGCAGCGTCGACATCTCGTCACCCGCGAAGGGCGGATCGATCCGGCCGTGCTCATCGGCCGCCCGCGGCCCGGCACCCCCGCCGTGCTCATCGGCCGCCCGCGGCCCGGCACCCCCGCCGTGCTCATCTGTGGTCATCCCTCACTCCAGCACGTGGCCGGGGAGCGCGGCAAGAGGACGCGTCAGCGACCGAGGAGGTGGCGCAGCACCCCACCGCTGCGGGGCTCGTCGGGATGTCCGGCGCACCACTGGTCGTCGGGGACCGTGGCGCGCACCTGGGCGACGTGCTGGCCGCAGCCGGCCCAGGTGGTCTTGGAGCAGGTGGAGCAGGTCACGGGTCGGCACATGTCGGGACTCCTGGGTCAGGGGGTGGTGGGTGCGGGCTCGTCCTCAGGCGCGAACTCGCAGAACGCGTCGTAGGCGCGCGGGCCGTGGATGGTGGCGGGGCCGCCGTGCATGAGGAACGTGACGCCGATGGCCTCGGCGGCCTCCTGGCGGGTGGCGCCGGCGCGGGCGGCGGCCTGGGCGTGCGACGCGATGCATCCGTCGCACCCCTCCACGACGCCGATCGCGAGCGCGATGAGCTCCTTGGTGCGGACGTCGAGGGCGCCGTCGGCGAAGGCCGCGCGGTGCAGCTCGCCGAAGCCCGCGTAGACGTCGGGGACAGCGCGCCGGAGGGCGCGGTGCAGGGGCGACAGCTCGTCGAGCACGGCCTTTCCGTGGGTCATGACGAATCTCCTCTCCATCCCCCTGGGGGGATCCTGTCAGGACGCTATCACACATCCCCCTGGGGGGTTAAGATGCGAGCATGCACCTGGAGCCCGAGGACACCAAGGCCGTCGCCCTTCGCATGAAGCGCGCCCACGGCCACCTGGCCAGCGTCATCCGCATGCTGGAGGAGGGCGCGGAGTGCGAGGACGTCGTCACGCAGCTGGCCGCCGTGAGCAAGGCCCTCAGTCGCAGCGGCTTCGCCCTCGTGAGCACGGGGATGCAGAAGTGCGTCACCGAGGGCGAGGACGTCGACGTCGCCCGGCTGGAGAAGGTCTTCCTGTCGCTCGCGTGAGGCCCCTACCCGAGCACGCGCTCGAGGTAGGGGTTCGAGAACACGCGGTGCGGGTCGAGCTCGTCGCGGATCGCGACGAAGTCGTCGAAGCGGGCGTACCGACCGCTGAGGTAGTCGGCCCCGAGCGTGTGCATCTTGCCCCAGTGCGGTCGTCCCTCGTGCGCGGTGAACACGTCCTGCGCGGCCGCGAAGTACGCCGTCGGGTCGACCCGGTGGTACTGGTGCACCGCCACGTAGCAGTTGTCGCGCTCGTGCCCTGTCGACATCCACACGTCGTCGGCGGCCGTGAACCGGACCTCGATCGGGAACGACACCGTCTCGTGTCCCGCGCCGAACCACTGCTGAAGCGACGCGATCACCTCGGGCAGGGCCGCCCGCGGCATGGCGAACTCCGACTCGCGGAACCGGACGCGCCGCGGGGAGACGAACACCTCGTGGGAGTGGTCCGCGTACTCGCGGGCCGACAGCGCCGACCCGCTCAGGTGGTTGATGCGCGGCACGAGTGACGGAACGCGACGGCCCACCCGGTTGGCCACCTCGAACAGGCCGTTGCTCAGGAGCTCGTCGTCGACGAGGTGCCGCACCCGCCCCACGGGTGCGCGCTCGGACCCGTCCGGCACCCTGTTGTTGCGCTTGACGAGCGCCTTCTCCGTATGCGGGAACCAGTAGAACTCGAAGTGGTCGTTCTCCTCGACGAGCTCGGGAAGCCGGTCCAGCACCTCGGGCAGCGCCATCGGCTCCTCGCGGGCGTGCAGCAGGAACGTCGGCACGCACTGGAGCGTCACCTCGGTCACGATCCCCAGCGCGCCGAGCGTGACGCGGGAGGCCCCGAACCACGGGTGCTGCTCGTCGATCTCCATCACGTCGCCGTCGGCGGTGACGAGCTGCACCCCGACCACCGCTGCGGAGATGCCGTGCAGTCGGTGGCCCGTCCCGTGGGTGCCCGTGGACACCGCGCCCGCCACCGACTGGGGGTCCACGTCGCCGAGGTTCGGCAGCGCCAGCCCCAGCGCGAGCAGGCGTGGGTTGAGCGCGTGCAGCGAGATGCCCGCCTGCACCCGCACCCGAGACGTGGCGGCGTCGTGTCCGAGCACGGCGTCCATCCTGTCGAGCCGCAGCAGCACGCCCTCGGTGGCCGCGATCGGCGTGAACGAGTGGCCGGCGCCGTAGGCCTTGACCGGCAGTCCCTCGGCGCGTGCCGCGCGCACCGCCTCGACCACCTCCTGCGTCGACGCCGGGTGCAGCACCCGCCGCGGGTGCGCTCGGACGCTGCGGGCCCAGTTCTGCCACAGGACGCTCATCGCGCCGCCGACCGCTCGCTCATCCGAAGTTCTTCCCTTCTCCGCGATACGTGGGCACCGTCTCGGCGCGGCCGGCGTCGTCGACCAGCGTGACCGCGTCGAAGCGCTCGCACATCTCGCCGGCCTTGGCGTGGCGGAACACCACGCGGTCGCCGATGCGCAGGCCGCGGGCCGCCTTGCCCCTCACCGGGGTCTGCACCTCGCCCACCCCCTCGGTGCCGAGGAGCGTGAGCCCCTCCGGCCACACCGGAGTGGGCATGCGGTTGGCCTGCGCCGGCCCTGACGCCGTGTAGCCGCCGGCGAAGCACGTGGCCACGTCCTTGGCGGGCCGGCGGACGACGTCGAGCACGAAGTAGGCCGCCGGGTGCGCCTCGAACGCGTCGTATCCGTCGAAGAGCGTGGGGGTGAACAGCCCCGAGCCCGCCGTGAGCTCGGTGATGGCGGGATCGGCCCCGGTGACCTCGAGGCTGCCGGTGCCGCCCGCGTTCACGATCTCGAGGTCGGCGTGCTGCGAGACGGCGCGGACGACGTCGCCCCGACGGTGCGCGAGCTCGGTGCTGGAGATCCGCTTGACCATGCGGACGGCCGGCGACGTGTCCGGCAGCCCCGCGACCTGCGCGTCGTAGAACATGACGCCCACGAGGTCGAAGCCCGCGTGGGCGCTGACGGCGCGGGCCAGGGCGCCCGCCTGCTTGGCCGAGTGCACGGGCGAGCGGCGCACGCCGAGGTGGATCGGGTGGACCCCGAGGACGCCAGGACGCAGGGAGGCGTCGACGTCGAGGCAGACGCGCAGCTCGGGGTGGGACCCTCCGACGAGGGTGTCGACGACCCGGAGGGCCTCGACCGAGTCGATCATCAGCGTGATCGCCGCCCGGCGCCGCTCGCCCTCGATGCTGCGCTCGGTGAGGAGGAGCAGACCCGCGCGGTCGACGGTCGGGTAGGCGAGCAGCACGTCGTCGGTCACGCCCTGGTCGACGAGCCAGCAGCTCTCCGCCAACGAGTAGGACATGACGCCGGCGAAGCCCGGACGGGCGAGCGTGCGCTCGATGACCGACCGCACCCGCACCGACTTGCTGGCCACGCGGATCGGCACGCCGGCTGCGCGCCGCACGAGGTCGTCGGCGTTGGCCCACAGTGCCGGGGCGTCGAGCGCCGCGAGGGGAGCCGAGAGTGGAGCGGTGGCCGAGAGCAGGCGTGCGAAGGGTGCGCTCACCCGCTCAGGATGGCACGACCTGGAGGGTCAGCGGGAGGGCCCGGACGCAGGCTCGTGCTCAGTCGCCGAGCAGGGGGCCGAGCAGGCCGTCGAGCAGGCCGGGAGTCGCGCTGGGCTCCGGCGCGGCGCTCGACGGAGCGGGAGCGGGGCGCTGGGTGGTGGCCGCCGGTCGGGGCGAGCTGGCGCGAGGAGCCGACGTGCGAGGGGCCTTCGACGGTGCCGCCGTCGCGCGGTCCGACGGCTTGGGGTCGGCCGGCTCGTCGGTGTCGTCGGACGACTTCGTGGGTCGCGGTGTGGGCGACGGCTTCGTCGTGGGCGGCGTCAGCGACGTGGTCGGGACCCCGGCCGGCGCGTCGCTGGCGCTCGACCGGTCGCCGCCACCCGTGGCGGACACGAGGGCGACCGTGCCCACGGTGAGCATGGCCATCACCGCGAAGGCAGTGGTCAGGCTGACGGTGCGAATGCGCATGGGGTCCTCGATGATCGGCGGCGTCGTCCACGGTAGAGGAGGACGTGCACCCCTGTCTGTGACGGCAGTCGCCCTACGATGGGTCGGTACGCCTCCGTAGCTCAGTTGGTAGAGCGCCTCACTTGTAATGAGGATGTCGCGGGTTCGACTCCTGTCGGAGGCTCTGATTCGACGGTGGATATGAGCGCGCCGCACGTGTCATGAGGATGTCGCGGGTTCGACTCCTGTCGGAGGCTCTGATTCGACGGTGGATATGAGCGCGCCGCACGTGTCATGAGGATGTCGCGGGTTCGACTCCTGTCGGAGGCTCTGATTCGACGGTGGATATGAGCGCGCCGCACGTGTCATGAGGATGTCGCGGGTTCGACTCCTGACGGAGGCTCTGATTCGACGGTGGATATGAGCGCGCCGCACGTGTCATGAGGATGTCGCGGGTTCGACTCCTGTCGGAGGCTCTGATTCCTCCCGAGGTGCAGGTTCGATATGAGTGCGCCGCACGTGTCATGAGGATGTCGCGGTTCGACTCCTGTCGGAGGCTCCGCCGCCGGACGGGGCGCCAGGTCGCGCGGGTCGAGGTCTGTCCGGCTGCTGGTCAGCCCTCTTGACAGGCCCTCTCGCATCTGTCTGAATACGTATTCAGACCGCTGCATCCGCAAGGAGCCCCATGTCCGACGTCACCGCCCCCACGACGCTCATGGCCGTCGTCCCCGAGCCCTTGACCGCCGAGGCGTTCGCGCCGTACGGCGAGGTCATCAGCACCGCCGGGCGCGAGTCGCTCGGCTACGACCTCTACGGCGACCGCGACGACAACTTCGTCGCCGGCTCCCTCGAGAGCGACCACCACGTCGAGGTCCTGCTGACCCGCCAGCACATCCGCGAGTACCGGATCAACTTCCTGGAGCGGCACTTCGAGATCGCCCAGGCGTTCATCCCGCTCGGCGGCAACCCGTTCCTGTGCGTCGTGGCCCGCCCCGACGCCCCCGAGGAGAACGGCATCCCCCGCCTGGACGAGGTGCGGGCCTTCTGGGTCCCGGGCGACGCCGGGCTCACGCTGCACCGCGGGACGTGGCACGAGCCCCCGTTCCCGCTGTCGAGCGGCGCGACGATGGTGGTCACGAGCCACCGGGCGCTCACCGAGGCGCTCGGCTCCACGCCGGACGAGAACGGTGAGATCCACTGGGGCGACGTGGACAAGCGGCACGTCACGGGCCGCACCGGCGTCGAGCTGCGGATCCAGCTGCCGTGACCGCGGGGGTGGCGCCGACCCACGTCGGTTCACGGACCCGACGACTGCGCGGTGACGCCTTCCTCACGGGCCGCGCGCGCTACGTCGGCGACATCCGTCCGGCCGGTGCGCTGCACCTCGCGATCCTGCGGAGCCCGCACGCACACGCGCGCATCGTCGACGTCGACCTCGAGGCGGCACGCCGGAGCCCCGGCGTGGTCGCGGCGCTCGACGGCGTCGGCGCTGCCGAGCTGGCCGACCCGATCCCGCACTTCATCGACCCTGCGACGTTTGGCGGGCGCAGCGTCGAGGTGCGCTGCCTCGCGCTCGGCGAGGTCGTCCACGTGGGCCAGCCCGTGGCAGCGGTCGTCGCCGAGACGATCCACGACGCCGAGGCCGCGCTGGACGCGATCTCGGTGGAGTACGAACCGCTGCCGCACGTCCTCGATGCGGTGCGGGCCCTCGAGTCGACCGCGCCGCGCGCATACGCCGACTGGCCGGACAACGTGGTCATGGCCGGCTCGTACACCCAGGGCGACGTCGACGAGGAGCTCACGCGCTGCGAGCGCGTGCTCACGACGACCATGACGATCCAGCGCTACTCCCAGCAGCCGATGGAGACCCGCGGCTACGTGGCGACCTGGGACGAGCAGACCCGGCGCATGACGCTGCACGGCTCGTGCCAGAACCCGCACCCCCTGCGAGCCGTGCTGGCCTCGGCCCTGCGCCTCGGTGAGGAGCAGGTGCAGGTCGTGGTGCCCGACGTCGGCGGCGCGTTCGGCCTCAAGATGCACGGCCACCCCGAGGAGCCGCTCGTCTGCGTCTTGAGCCGGATCACTGGCCGCCCGGTGCGCTGGACCGAGCGGCGCAGCGACTGCCTGCTCGTGGGCGGACGCGAGCAGCACCACGAGGTCACGGTCGGCTTCGACGGCGACGGCCGCGTGCGCGCGCTGCGCGACGACCTGGTCGCCAACGTCGGCGCCCTCGGCGCCGCGCCCGGCTGGGGCATGGCCTACCTGACCGCGCTCGCCTTCCCCACGGGCTACGACGTCCAGGTCGTCGACGCACGCTTCCGGATCGTGGCGACGAACAAGTCGCCGTGGAACGCCTCGCGCGGGTACGGCAAGGAGGCCACGAACCTCATGATGGAGCGCGTCATGGACCTCGTGGCGCGCGAGCTCGGCCTCGACCCCGCCGAGGTGCGGCACCGCAACCTCATCGCCGACGACGCCTTCCCGTACAAGACCACCGCCGGGCTCAACATCGACAGCGGCCAGTACCACCTGGCGCTCGACCGGGTCCGCGCGCTCGTCGACGAGCCGGGCGTCCGCCGCGGGCAGCGGGAGCAGTCGGCCGACGCGACGGTGCGCACCGGCCTGGGCCTGGCCTTCGAGCTGACGCCGGAGGCCGGCGGCACGCCCGGCACCCTGGTCGGCGGCTTCGACACCTCGACCGTCCGCGTGGCGCCGAGCGGACAGGTCACCGTCCTGACCGGCGTCACCTCGCCCGGCGGCGGCAACGACACCGGCATCGCCCAGATCGTCGCCGACCGGCTCGGCGTCGCGCCTGCGGCGATCACCGTGGTGCAGGGCGACACCGACCGCTGCCCCTACGGCTTCGGCAACTTCAGCGGACGGAGCATGGTCGTGGGCGGCAGTGCCGCCGCGCTCGCCGCCGAGGACATCGCCCTGCGCCTGCGGACCGTGGCAGCGTCGCTGCTCGACGTCACCGTCGACGAGGTCGTCCTCGCCGATGGCCGGGCTCGGGCGGGCGACCGTTCGTGCCCGCTCGAAGAGGTCGCCCTCACGGTGTACTCGCAGGCGTTCGGCGTCGCCGACGGCGTCACGCCGGCGCTGGAGTCGACGCGGGTCTACAAGCCCGACAACCTGACGTTCGTGCCCGACGAGCACGGTCGGCCGCAGACCTACCCGACCTACTCCTACGCGGTGCACGCCGCCGTGGTCGACGTCGACGTGGAGACGGGCATCTCGACGGTGCGCCGCTTCGGCGTCGTGCACGACTGCGGGACGGTCATCAACCCCACGCTGGTGGAGGGCCAGATGC is part of the Aeromicrobium sp. Leaf245 genome and harbors:
- a CDS encoding ureidoglycolate lyase encodes the protein MSDVTAPTTLMAVVPEPLTAEAFAPYGEVISTAGRESLGYDLYGDRDDNFVAGSLESDHHVEVLLTRQHIREYRINFLERHFEIAQAFIPLGGNPFLCVVARPDAPEENGIPRLDEVRAFWVPGDAGLTLHRGTWHEPPFPLSSGATMVVTSHRALTEALGSTPDENGEIHWGDVDKRHVTGRTGVELRIQLP
- a CDS encoding DinB family protein, producing MTTDEHGGGAGPRAADEHGGGAGPRAADEHGRIDPPFAGDEMSTLRGFLDFHRRTLAWKLEGLTRDQLAATHPPSTMTLGGMLKHLAYVEDSWFGEVFLGREPSEPWRSTDWQADADWDWHSAVDDDPADVLTLWKESVARSDAALEAAADGLDTLGVRPWRGTGEPLSLRWIVVHMIEEYCRHNGHADLLREAIDGSTGE
- a CDS encoding alanine racemase, giving the protein MSAPFARLLSATAPLSAPLAALDAPALWANADDLVRRAAGVPIRVASKSVRVRSVIERTLARPGFAGVMSYSLAESCWLVDQGVTDDVLLAYPTVDRAGLLLLTERSIEGERRRAAITLMIDSVEALRVVDTLVGGSHPELRVCLDVDASLRPGVLGVHPIHLGVRRSPVHSAKQAGALARAVSAHAGFDLVGVMFYDAQVAGLPDTSPAVRMVKRISSTELAHRRGDVVRAVSQHADLEIVNAGGTGSLEVTGADPAITELTAGSGLFTPTLFDGYDAFEAHPAAYFVLDVVRRPAKDVATCFAGGYTASGPAQANRMPTPVWPEGLTLLGTEGVGEVQTPVRGKAARGLRIGDRVVFRHAKAGEMCERFDAVTLVDDAGRAETVPTYRGEGKNFG
- a CDS encoding phenylalanine 4-monooxygenase, whose amino-acid sequence is MFEEGQYFAPVKQTDDGRMTVELGADHPGLHDPEYRERRDLLATLAHRWEPGEPAPEAPYTDAEHEVWRVVSEDLLAKHETYACREFLDGKAALDLPLDRVPQLEELSDRLEPITGFRYRPAAGLVPLREFYGALADHGFWATQYVRHHSVPLYTPEPDVLHEVVGHGNTLADPRFTRLYEAAGQAARRVETAEALEFVSRVFWFTLEFGVVHEPDGLKAFGAGILSSPGEIEEFRGMTIKPLDVVAMGTTDYDITHYQDVLFAADSFAHVEDAVGGFWDTCTDDSINALRATAA
- a CDS encoding D-arabinono-1,4-lactone oxidase; translated protein: MSVLWQNWARSVRAHPRRVLHPASTQEVVEAVRAARAEGLPVKAYGAGHSFTPIAATEGVLLRLDRMDAVLGHDAATSRVRVQAGISLHALNPRLLALGLALPNLGDVDPQSVAGAVSTGTHGTGHRLHGISAAVVGVQLVTADGDVMEIDEQHPWFGASRVTLGALGIVTEVTLQCVPTFLLHAREEPMALPEVLDRLPELVEENDHFEFYWFPHTEKALVKRNNRVPDGSERAPVGRVRHLVDDELLSNGLFEVANRVGRRVPSLVPRINHLSGSALSAREYADHSHEVFVSPRRVRFRESEFAMPRAALPEVIASLQQWFGAGHETVSFPIEVRFTAADDVWMSTGHERDNCYVAVHQYHRVDPTAYFAAAQDVFTAHEGRPHWGKMHTLGADYLSGRYARFDDFVAIRDELDPHRVFSNPYLERVLG
- a CDS encoding carboxymuconolactone decarboxylase family protein; translated protein: MTHGKAVLDELSPLHRALRRAVPDVYAGFGELHRAAFADGALDVRTKELIALAIGVVEGCDGCIASHAQAAARAGATRQEAAEAIGVTFLMHGGPATIHGPRAYDAFCEFAPEDEPAPTTP
- a CDS encoding xanthine dehydrogenase family protein molybdopterin-binding subunit, with amino-acid sequence MTAGVAPTHVGSRTRRLRGDAFLTGRARYVGDIRPAGALHLAILRSPHAHARIVDVDLEAARRSPGVVAALDGVGAAELADPIPHFIDPATFGGRSVEVRCLALGEVVHVGQPVAAVVAETIHDAEAALDAISVEYEPLPHVLDAVRALESTAPRAYADWPDNVVMAGSYTQGDVDEELTRCERVLTTTMTIQRYSQQPMETRGYVATWDEQTRRMTLHGSCQNPHPLRAVLASALRLGEEQVQVVVPDVGGAFGLKMHGHPEEPLVCVLSRITGRPVRWTERRSDCLLVGGREQHHEVTVGFDGDGRVRALRDDLVANVGALGAAPGWGMAYLTALAFPTGYDVQVVDARFRIVATNKSPWNASRGYGKEATNLMMERVMDLVARELGLDPAEVRHRNLIADDAFPYKTTAGLNIDSGQYHLALDRVRALVDEPGVRRGQREQSADATVRTGLGLAFELTPEAGGTPGTLVGGFDTSTVRVAPSGQVTVLTGVTSPGGGNDTGIAQIVADRLGVAPAAITVVQGDTDRCPYGFGNFSGRSMVVGGSAAALAAEDIALRLRTVAASLLDVTVDEVVLADGRARAGDRSCPLEEVALTVYSQAFGVADGVTPALESTRVYKPDNLTFVPDEHGRPQTYPTYSYAVHAAVVDVDVETGISTVRRFGVVHDCGTVINPTLVEGQMHGAVAMGIGAALMESIVHDDDGCLVTDRLKRYLMPRAGDLPDIEVEHLVTPSPFTLLGAKGAGEAGVGGALSAVVNAIDDALAPLGVVLDRLPLTPPTVLAALQTAEGRNA
- a CDS encoding metal-sensitive transcriptional regulator; translation: MHLEPEDTKAVALRMKRAHGHLASVIRMLEEGAECEDVVTQLAAVSKALSRSGFALVSTGMQKCVTEGEDVDVARLEKVFLSLA